A single region of the Devosia sp. FJ2-5-3 genome encodes:
- a CDS encoding ABC transporter permease translates to MTLFLTFLGLLAITFFIGRVIPIDPVLAVVGDRATQAQYDAAASAMGLDRPIYEQFISYVGNVLTGDLGRSVSTGRPVAEDLSRFFPATFEMATLGILIGIALGVPLGVTAAARQGSWLDQAIRVVGLLGYSVPAFWLGLVGLAVFYARLRWVGGPGRLDIFYDGLVQPVTGMILIDSLIRGEIDIFWNALWHIVLPASVLGFFSLAYIARMTRSFMLDQLNQEFVTTARVKGVPERIVIWRHAFNPIRVPLITVIGLSYAGLLEGSVMIETVFSWPGIGNYLTTALLNADMNAVLGSTLVIGAVFIFINKVSDVLYRVLDPRAR, encoded by the coding sequence ATCACGCTTTTCCTCACTTTTCTTGGCCTTTTGGCCATCACCTTCTTCATCGGCCGTGTCATCCCGATCGACCCGGTTCTGGCAGTCGTCGGCGACAGGGCGACGCAGGCTCAATATGATGCCGCTGCCAGCGCCATGGGCCTCGACCGCCCGATCTACGAGCAGTTCATTTCCTATGTCGGCAATGTTCTGACCGGCGATCTCGGCCGCTCTGTTTCGACCGGCCGCCCCGTGGCCGAAGACCTCAGCCGCTTCTTCCCCGCCACTTTCGAAATGGCCACGCTCGGCATTCTGATCGGCATCGCGCTGGGCGTACCGCTCGGGGTCACCGCGGCCGCCCGCCAGGGCAGCTGGCTCGACCAGGCGATCCGCGTCGTCGGCCTCCTGGGCTATTCCGTCCCCGCTTTCTGGCTGGGCCTTGTCGGCCTTGCCGTCTTTTACGCCCGCCTGCGCTGGGTGGGTGGCCCGGGCCGGCTCGACATCTTCTATGACGGCCTCGTCCAGCCCGTCACCGGCATGATCCTCATCGACAGCCTCATTCGCGGTGAGATCGACATCTTCTGGAATGCGCTCTGGCACATCGTCCTGCCGGCGTCCGTGCTCGGCTTTTTCAGCCTCGCCTATATCGCTCGCATGACGCGTTCCTTCATGCTCGACCAGCTCAACCAGGAGTTCGTCACCACGGCGCGCGTCAAGGGCGTGCCCGAGCGGATCGTGATCTGGCGCCACGCCTTCAACCCCATCCGCGTGCCACTGATCACCGTCATCGGCCTCTCCTATGCCGGTCTTCTCGAAGGCTCGGTGATGATCGAGACGGTGTTCTCCTGGCCCGGCATCGGCAATTACCTCACCACGGCCCTGCTCAACGCCGACATGAACGCCGTGCTCGGTTCGACCCTCGTGATCGGCGCCGTCTTCATCTTCATCAACAAGGTCTCCGACGTGCTCTACCGCGTCCTCGACCCGAGGGCCCGGTGA
- a CDS encoding ABC transporter permease, producing MTTRDWLLADSPTSRWQANAGRAYRVLTALLRNPLSVLGGLIILVLLLTAAFAPWIAPYSPTGQNLGNRLLPPSGEHWMGTDELGRDIFSRVVYGSQITLTIVLLVALISAPLGLLVGAIAGYFGGWIDRILMGFTDIFLSLPKLILALAFVAALGPGINNAIIAIAITSWPAYARIARAETLTIRNAEYISAVQLAGGGPIRVIVQHILPLCTSSMIVRVTLDMAGVILTAAGLGFIGLGAQPPLPEWGAMISRGRTFILDQWWVATMPGFAIIIVSLGFCFLGDGLRDVLDPKNEGKS from the coding sequence ATGACCACTCGCGACTGGCTCCTCGCCGATAGCCCCACTTCCCGCTGGCAGGCCAATGCCGGGCGCGCCTATCGCGTCCTGACAGCCCTGCTGCGCAATCCGCTCTCGGTCCTCGGCGGCCTCATCATTCTCGTCCTGCTGCTCACGGCCGCCTTCGCGCCGTGGATTGCCCCCTATTCTCCCACCGGGCAGAACCTCGGCAATCGCCTGCTGCCGCCCTCGGGCGAGCACTGGATGGGCACGGACGAGCTCGGCCGCGACATCTTCTCGCGCGTCGTCTATGGCTCCCAGATCACGCTGACCATCGTGCTGCTGGTGGCCCTGATCTCGGCTCCGCTCGGCCTCCTCGTCGGCGCCATTGCCGGTTATTTCGGTGGCTGGATCGACCGCATCCTCATGGGCTTCACCGACATTTTCCTGTCGCTGCCCAAGCTGATCCTGGCGCTGGCTTTCGTCGCCGCGCTTGGCCCGGGCATCAACAATGCCATCATCGCCATCGCCATCACCTCCTGGCCCGCCTATGCGCGTATTGCCCGCGCCGAAACACTGACCATCCGCAATGCCGAATATATCTCGGCGGTGCAGCTGGCCGGTGGCGGCCCCATCCGCGTCATCGTCCAGCACATCCTGCCGCTTTGCACCTCCTCGATGATCGTGCGCGTCACCCTCGACATGGCTGGCGTCATCCTCACCGCTGCCGGTCTCGGCTTTATCGGCCTTGGCGCCCAGCCGCCCCTGCCCGAATGGGGCGCGATGATCTCGCGCGGCCGTACCTTCATCCTCGACCAGTGGTGGGTCGCCACCATGCCCGGCTTTGCCATCATCATCGTCTCCCTCGGCTTCTGCTTCCTCGGCGATGGTCTGCGCGACGTCCTTGATCCCAAGAACGAGGGCAAGAGCTGA
- a CDS encoding ABC transporter ATP-binding protein, with translation MTMPLLEVENLRVSFPTHSGRVEVVKGLSFTLGRERLGIVGESGSGKSMTGRSILKLIRKPGEVTADKLSFDGIDILAQSEKQMRSIRGARISMVMQDPKFSLNPVMTVGAQIAEALVTHQKLPRRDVQARVLEMLRAVRINDPQRVATLYPHEVSGGMGQRIMIAMMLIPEPELLIADEPTSALDVSVQAQVLDIIDDLVTRKGMGLILISHDLALVSRYCDRVLVMNSGRVVEECAAGELDKAQHPYTRGLLAAMPVIDEIREELPVLDRTQWAGT, from the coding sequence ATGACCATGCCCCTTCTCGAAGTCGAAAATCTTCGCGTTTCCTTCCCGACCCACTCCGGCCGCGTCGAAGTGGTGAAGGGCCTCTCCTTCACGCTCGGTCGCGAGCGTCTGGGCATTGTGGGTGAAAGCGGCTCCGGCAAATCCATGACCGGCCGCTCGATCCTCAAACTCATCCGCAAGCCAGGCGAGGTCACCGCCGACAAGCTCAGCTTTGATGGCATCGACATTCTCGCCCAGAGCGAAAAGCAGATGCGCTCGATCCGCGGCGCCCGCATTTCCATGGTGATGCAGGACCCCAAATTCTCGCTCAATCCGGTCATGACGGTGGGCGCGCAGATCGCCGAGGCCCTGGTGACCCACCAGAAACTGCCGCGCCGCGACGTGCAGGCCCGCGTGCTAGAAATGCTGCGTGCCGTCCGCATCAACGATCCCCAGCGCGTCGCCACACTCTACCCGCATGAAGTTTCGGGCGGCATGGGCCAGCGCATCATGATTGCCATGATGCTGATCCCGGAGCCTGAATTGCTGATCGCCGACGAACCGACCTCGGCGCTCGACGTCTCCGTCCAGGCGCAGGTGCTCGACATCATCGACGACCTCGTCACCCGCAAGGGCATGGGGCTCATCCTCATCAGCCACGATCTGGCTCTGGTCAGTCGTTATTGCGACCGCGTGCTGGTGATGAATTCGGGCCGCGTGGTCGAAGAATGCGCCGCCGGTGAGCTAGACAAGGCGCAGCATCCCTATACGCGGGGCCTGCTCGCAGCCATGCCCGTCATCGATGAAATAAGAGAAGAACTGCCGGTGCTCGACCGGACACAATGGGCCGGCACATGA
- a CDS encoding ABC transporter ATP-binding protein, with translation MIAIDLKNLDISYGDTKVVHDVTLSIPEGESFALVGESGSGKSTILRAIAGLAPDWTGEISVLGQPRSHRIDRAVSRQVQMVFQDPYGSLHPRKTIDAALTEPLAIHGIGNRGERVDAVLRSVGLDQRFRFRFPHQLSGGQRQRVAIARALMLEPKVLLLDEPTSALDVSVQAEILNLLKRLRREQNLTYLMVTHNLPVVSFLCDRLAVMRHGRIVEVADVAQLKAGQLNEPYSMELLAATEGG, from the coding sequence ATGATCGCCATCGACCTCAAGAATCTCGACATCTCCTATGGCGACACCAAGGTCGTCCATGATGTCACCCTGTCCATTCCCGAGGGCGAGAGCTTTGCCCTTGTCGGGGAAAGTGGCTCGGGCAAATCCACCATTTTGCGCGCCATTGCCGGCCTTGCGCCGGACTGGACGGGCGAGATTTCCGTCCTTGGCCAGCCCCGGAGCCACCGGATCGACCGGGCTGTCTCGCGCCAGGTCCAGATGGTGTTCCAGGACCCCTATGGCTCGCTCCACCCGCGAAAAACCATCGATGCTGCCCTCACCGAACCGCTGGCCATCCATGGCATCGGCAATCGTGGCGAACGGGTCGACGCCGTCCTGCGCTCGGTTGGTCTCGACCAGCGCTTCCGCTTCCGCTTCCCCCATCAGCTCTCGGGCGGCCAGCGCCAGCGCGTCGCCATCGCCCGCGCGCTGATGCTCGAACCCAAGGTGCTGCTGCTCGACGAACCGACTTCGGCGCTCGACGTGTCGGTGCAGGCCGAAATCCTCAATCTCTTAAAACGCCTCCGCCGCGAGCAGAATCTCACCTATCTCATGGTGACGCACAATCTGCCCGTCGTCAGCTTCCTCTGCGATCGCCTTGCCGTCATGCGCCATGGCCGCATCGTTGAAGTCGCCGACGTCGCCCAGCTCAAGGCCGGCCAACTCAACGAGCCCTATTCGATGGAACTGCTCGCCGCCACTGAAGGCGGCTAG
- a CDS encoding GAF domain-containing protein, with protein MTDHQAALATFDVAIAKAKSAEQAFSALQNLVQATVGAKLFTVMQVDMAAELSRRAYTSDPANYPASGTKPLNYGPWFDVVHGRREYFVTNTIEDIAKVFFDHELINSLGCQSVVNMPVIVGDVLVGTVNMLDVTDYYTPERVQQIRDLISIPAKLAMLVALRA; from the coding sequence ATGACTGACCACCAGGCCGCCCTCGCCACTTTCGACGTGGCAATCGCCAAGGCCAAGAGTGCCGAGCAGGCCTTCTCCGCCCTCCAGAACCTCGTCCAGGCCACTGTCGGCGCCAAGCTTTTCACTGTCATGCAAGTCGATATGGCCGCCGAGCTGTCGCGCCGCGCCTATACCAGCGACCCCGCCAATTACCCGGCCTCGGGCACCAAGCCGCTCAATTACGGCCCCTGGTTCGACGTCGTGCACGGCCGCCGCGAATATTTCGTCACCAACACCATCGAAGACATCGCCAAGGTGTTCTTCGACCATGAGCTGATCAATTCGCTCGGCTGCCAGTCGGTCGTCAATATGCCAGTGATTGTCGGCGACGTGCTGGTTGGCACCGTCAACATGCTCGATGTCACCGACTATTACACGCCTGAGCGCGTCCAGCAGATCCGCGACCTCATTTCGATCCCGGCCAAGCTCGCCATGCTGGTCGCGCTGCGCGCCTGA
- the putA gene encoding bifunctional proline dehydrogenase/L-glutamate gamma-semialdehyde dehydrogenase PutA, translating into MTDIDAIRGEMRARIYADENQLVPQLIEATGLDEAQRRAVSGHAEQLVTTVRSGNKLGLMESFLAEYGLATDEGVALMSLAEALLRVPDAETVDALIHDKVGGSDWASHFGGSSNQLVNFSSWALSLTADVLGDPEVGPKNALHRAIARLGEPVIRTAVAQAMRVLGSQFVFGRTIDEAISNARKPEALGYRYSYDMLGEAARTSEDAERYFESYASAIASLAPHCTSDAVRDNPGISVKLSALHPRYEFAKRERVLTELVDSTRKLALAARAANMGFNIDAEEADRLDLSMEIIEAVLATPELAGWDGFGVVVQAYGKRVLPLIDWLEAIAEKLDRKIMVRLVKGAYWDAEVKRAQVLGLDDFPVYTRKATTDVSYIAAARKLFTCKRIYPQFASHNAHTAAAVLHLAAEAGRFNDSYEFQRLHGMGERLHEVLRTNHSTRTRIYAPVGAHKDLLAYLVRRLLENGANGSFVYQIADEDIPAAQVAEDPIGKLLALESFANPAIPLPKDIFGGRDNSAGLDITDPVALGAVDAERAKFRTHKWLATTIPASAGEGEVAGSAAAVINPADPDDVVGHVVAATVEEVGAAIGAAAASNWAWTPVASRAAALRKTADLYEAHRAELFALLAREAGKSWSDAVAEVREAVDFLRYYAAQAEEGELGAPRGVFAAISPWNFPLAIFTGQIAAALVTGNGVVAKPAPQTPLIAFRAVQLMHEAGIAADAIHLVPGGPDVGTALTSDSRIAGVAFTGSLPTAHRIDRAMADNLDPKAPLIAETGGLNAMIVDSTALPEQAVRDILASAFQSAGQRCSALRVLYVQEDAAERTLTMLKGAMDELTLGNPWDLATDIGPIIDQPAREKIETYLRVNAAKVIHALKTPAKGNFVAPTVLKVNGVEDIPEEIFGPVLHVATFKADEIDKVIAAINASGYGLTFGMHTRISSRVKKVSASVHAGNIYINRNQIGAVVGSQPFGGEGLSGTGPKAGGPHYLPRFTTGYADLQSAALTLPGPTGESNVLHVAPRGTVLCLGPSGQDLVTQRRMAETAGCVPLVVPVDLEMLANATTFEAVAFFGEGEELVQIRKALAARDGAILPLLTGPGDVARLQLERQVCIDTTAAGGNASLMAEAG; encoded by the coding sequence ATGACCGATATCGACGCCATCCGCGGGGAAATGCGCGCCCGCATCTATGCAGATGAAAACCAGCTGGTGCCCCAGCTCATCGAGGCGACGGGCCTCGACGAGGCGCAGCGCCGCGCCGTCTCGGGCCATGCCGAGCAGCTGGTGACCACGGTCCGCAGTGGCAACAAGCTCGGGCTGATGGAGAGCTTCCTGGCCGAATATGGGCTCGCGACCGATGAGGGCGTGGCGCTGATGTCGCTGGCCGAGGCGCTGCTGCGCGTGCCGGATGCCGAGACCGTCGATGCGCTGATCCATGACAAGGTGGGCGGTTCGGACTGGGCCAGCCATTTTGGCGGTTCGTCCAACCAGCTGGTCAATTTCTCGTCCTGGGCGCTCAGCCTGACGGCAGATGTTCTGGGTGATCCGGAAGTCGGCCCCAAGAACGCGCTGCACCGCGCCATCGCCCGTCTGGGCGAGCCCGTGATCCGCACTGCCGTTGCGCAGGCGATGCGCGTGCTGGGCAGCCAGTTCGTCTTTGGCCGCACTATTGATGAAGCCATCAGCAATGCCAGGAAGCCCGAGGCACTGGGTTATCGCTATTCCTACGACATGCTGGGCGAGGCCGCCCGCACCAGTGAGGACGCCGAGCGCTATTTCGAGAGCTATGCCAGCGCCATCGCGAGCCTTGCGCCGCACTGCACCTCTGATGCCGTGCGCGACAATCCGGGCATTTCGGTAAAACTCTCGGCGCTGCATCCGCGCTATGAATTCGCCAAGCGCGAACGGGTTCTTACTGAACTGGTGGACTCGACGCGAAAGCTGGCGCTGGCGGCTCGCGCCGCCAATATGGGCTTCAATATCGACGCCGAAGAAGCCGACCGCCTCGATCTCTCGATGGAAATCATCGAGGCCGTTCTGGCAACGCCGGAACTCGCTGGCTGGGACGGTTTTGGCGTGGTGGTGCAGGCCTATGGCAAGCGTGTCCTGCCGCTGATCGACTGGCTGGAAGCCATTGCGGAAAAGCTCGATCGCAAGATCATGGTGCGCCTGGTCAAGGGCGCCTATTGGGATGCCGAGGTCAAGCGCGCGCAGGTGCTCGGGCTCGACGACTTCCCGGTCTATACCCGCAAGGCGACCACCGACGTCAGCTACATTGCGGCGGCGCGAAAGCTCTTTACCTGCAAGCGCATCTACCCGCAGTTTGCCTCGCACAACGCCCATACGGCGGCGGCAGTGCTGCATCTGGCCGCCGAAGCCGGGCGGTTCAACGACAGCTACGAGTTCCAGCGCCTCCACGGCATGGGCGAGCGGCTGCATGAAGTGCTGCGCACCAATCATTCGACCCGCACGCGTATCTATGCGCCGGTCGGTGCGCATAAGGACCTCTTGGCCTATCTGGTGCGCCGTCTGCTCGAAAACGGCGCCAATGGCTCGTTCGTCTATCAGATTGCCGACGAGGATATCCCGGCCGCACAGGTCGCCGAGGACCCGATCGGCAAGCTGCTGGCACTGGAGAGCTTTGCCAACCCGGCCATTCCGTTGCCCAAGGACATTTTTGGCGGGCGGGACAATTCGGCTGGCCTCGATATCACCGACCCGGTAGCGCTCGGTGCTGTCGACGCGGAGCGGGCAAAATTCCGCACGCATAAATGGCTGGCGACCACGATCCCGGCTTCGGCCGGAGAGGGCGAGGTCGCTGGTTCTGCGGCCGCGGTGATCAATCCGGCCGATCCCGACGATGTCGTCGGTCACGTCGTTGCCGCGACGGTCGAAGAGGTCGGTGCAGCGATCGGGGCTGCGGCGGCGTCCAACTGGGCCTGGACGCCCGTGGCAAGCCGCGCCGCAGCGCTGCGCAAGACCGCCGATCTCTATGAAGCCCATCGCGCCGAGTTGTTTGCGCTATTGGCGCGCGAGGCTGGCAAGAGCTGGTCGGACGCTGTGGCGGAAGTGCGCGAGGCTGTCGACTTCCTGCGCTACTACGCGGCGCAGGCCGAAGAGGGTGAACTGGGCGCGCCGCGGGGTGTGTTTGCGGCGATCTCGCCGTGGAATTTCCCGCTGGCCATCTTTACCGGCCAGATCGCTGCTGCGCTGGTGACCGGCAATGGCGTGGTTGCCAAGCCCGCCCCGCAGACGCCGTTGATCGCCTTCCGGGCGGTGCAGCTGATGCATGAAGCGGGGATTGCTGCCGACGCCATCCATCTGGTGCCGGGTGGCCCGGATGTGGGCACGGCCTTGACCTCGGACAGCCGGATTGCCGGCGTCGCGTTCACCGGCTCGCTGCCGACAGCGCATCGCATCGACCGCGCCATGGCGGACAACCTCGACCCCAAGGCCCCGCTGATCGCCGAGACGGGCGGGCTCAATGCGATGATCGTTGATTCGACAGCGCTGCCCGAGCAGGCGGTGCGCGATATCCTTGCGTCCGCTTTCCAGTCGGCCGGCCAGCGCTGTTCGGCGCTGCGCGTGCTCTATGTGCAGGAAGACGCGGCCGAGCGGACGCTGACCATGCTCAAGGGTGCGATGGACGAGCTGACGCTGGGCAATCCCTGGGACCTCGCCACCGATATCGGCCCCATCATCGATCAGCCGGCGCGCGAAAAGATCGAGACCTATCTGCGCGTTAATGCGGCAAAGGTGATTCACGCGCTCAAGACGCCGGCCAAGGGCAATTTCGTCGCCCCGACTGTGCTCAAGGTGAATGGCGTAGAGGATATCCCGGAGGAAATCTTCGGGCCGGTGCTGCATGTGGCGACCTTCAAGGCCGATGAGATCGACAAGGTGATCGCCGCGATCAACGCCTCGGGCTATGGCCTGACCTTTGGCATGCACACTCGCATTTCGAGCCGGGTTAAGAAGGTCTCCGCCTCGGTCCACGCTGGCAATATCTACATCAATCGCAACCAGATCGGTGCGGTGGTGGGCAGCCAGCCATTTGGTGGCGAGGGCCTGTCGGGCACTGGGCCCAAGGCGGGCGGGCCGCACTATCTGCCGCGCTTCACCACAGGGTATGCGGATTTGCAATCCGCTGCGCTGACGCTGCCCGGACCGACCGGCGAGAGCAATGTGCTCCATGTCGCGCCGCGCGGAACCGTGCTGTGCCTGGGACCGAGCGGACAGGATCTGGTGACCCAGCGACGTATGGCAGAGACGGCCGGTTGCGTGCCGCTGGTTGTGCCGGTGGATCTTGAGATGCTGGCAAATGCCACGACGTTCGAGGCGGTGGCGTTCTTTGGCGAAGGCGAGGAGCTGGTGCAGATCCGCAAGGCGCTGGCCGCGCGCGATGGCGCTATCCTGCCGCTGCTGACCGGCCCGGGCGATGTCGCCCGCCTGCAGTTGGAGCGCCAGGTCTGCATCGACACGACGGCAGCTGGCGGAAATGCCAGCCTGATGGCCGAAGCGGGTTAA
- a CDS encoding Lrp/AsnC ligand binding domain-containing protein → MKTITHETLDQIDRRILDELSRDGRLSIAELSRRVNLSKTPCQARIKRLEAEGYILGYRAVIDPERLGLPHVAFVEVKLSDTRKAALAAFNKAVRALPEVEQAHMIASSFDYLLKVRTKDIAAYREVLGEKISALPHVAHTSTHVSMESVKDHAE, encoded by the coding sequence ATGAAAACCATCACCCACGAGACTTTGGACCAGATCGATCGTCGTATCCTCGATGAGCTCTCCCGCGATGGTCGCCTCAGCATAGCCGAGTTGAGCCGGCGGGTGAATTTATCCAAGACGCCCTGCCAGGCCCGCATCAAGCGGCTCGAGGCAGAAGGCTATATTCTGGGCTATCGCGCCGTCATCGATCCCGAGCGCCTTGGCCTGCCCCATGTCGCCTTTGTCGAGGTCAAGCTCTCCGACACCCGCAAGGCCGCGCTCGCCGCCTTCAACAAGGCCGTCCGCGCCCTCCCCGAGGTCGAGCAGGCCCACATGATCGCCTCGAGCTTCGATTATCTCTTAAAAGTCCGCACCAAAGACATCGCCGCCTATCGCGAAGTGCTGGGCGAAAAGATCTCCGCCCTGCCCCACGTCGCCCACACCTCCACCCACGTCTCGATGGAATCGGTCAAGGACCACGCGGAGTAG